CTCTAAAAAGCTCAGTAGTATTAACAGTTATGTCGCGAACAATTTTTTCTAAGAAAGTAGAGTTGTTTTTTGCTTTCTTAATTATTTCGGTTAATGTGCAATTGTTATCATTTACAATTTTTTCCATTCTTCTTCTAAACGATTTCTCGGAGTAATCAGAAAAATTATAAGTAGAAAGTGATGCAAAGATTTCTATAAACTCTTTTATTTCCTCGTCACGAATTTCCATTGAAAAGCATTTAACTGTTCAAAAATACTATTTAAAAATAAACTCCAATCAATTACATTAATAACTTTTTTACTATTTTATATTTTCTCAACAAAATCAGCAAATTAAGCAGTTAAATATTTTTTGTAAAAAAACTCAAAAACTCAAAATCTTAAAAATTTTCAGGAAAAAAAATTTCTATCTTTGAAACAAAGCAAAAAAATATTTTACATGAAATTTGGAGTTGTTATTTTTCCGGGATCTAATTGTGATCATGATATGATTTATGTTCTTAAAGATATTATGAAGCAGGATGTTACTGAGCTTTGGCACAAGGATACAAGTTTAAAGAAAGTTGACGCTGTAATTTTTCCCGGTGGTTTTTCATTTGGCGATTATCTTCGTTCAGGTGCTATAGCCAGATTTTCTCCGATTATGGAAAAAGTAATAACATTTGCCGAAAACGGAGGATTTGTTTTTGGTGTTTGTAACGGATTTCAGATTCTTTGTGAAACACAATTATTACCAGGTGCTTTATTAGCAAATACAAATCAAAAATTTATTTGTAAAAACACATTTATTAAAGCAAGTAACAATAATACTGCTGTTACCAAATTAATTAAAAAAGATTCTGCGCTTAAAATACCTATTGCACACGGGGAGGGGAGATACTATGCAGATAGCGAAACGCTGAAGTCAATGAGATTAAATGAGCAGATTCTTTTCAGGTATTGCGATGAAACCGGAAATATCGGATGCGAGGCAAATCCTAATGGTTCAATAGAAAATATCGCAGGTATTTGTAATGCAAAGAAAAATGTTTTTGGCATGATGCCACATCCTGAGAGAGCTTCTGATAAAGAACTTTCAAATACAGATGGCAAAATTATTTTTGAATCAATTCTTGCAAGTTTTAATTAAACTTTAACCCCGTTTTTGTTTAATCATTTTTGTTAATTCTGCTGCAAAAATAAAGTCGTTAAGTTCTTTATTGTCAGTGTCGAATATTTGTGTTTTGTCACCTTCCCACCATTTGTGCCCTTTATAAATGTAAACTACTTTATCCCCTATCTCCATAACTGAGTTCATGTCATGCGTATTTACAATAGTTGTTATCTGATACTCTTCAGTTATTTCTTTAATAAGGTTATCAATAAGTATTGAAGTAACAGGATCTAAACCTGAGTTTGGTTCATCGCAGAAAAGGTATTTAGGATTTAAGGCAATTGCCCTTGCTATTGCAACACGTTTTTTCATTCCACCACTAATTTCAGATGGAAATAATTTGTTTTTATTTATAATATCTACTCTTTTTAAACAGAAATTAGCTCTTTCTAATTTATCAGATTGTGATAATTTAGAAAACATCTGAAGAGGAAACATTACATTCTGAATAACTGATAATGAGTCGAATAAAGCACCTCCTTGAAAAACCATTCCAAACTCTTGTCTTACAAGTTTTCTTTCATTAAAACTCATTGTTGTAAAATTTCTATCATCAAAATTTATACTTCCCTCATCTACTTCGTGAAGCCCAACAAGAGTTTTAAGTAAAACAGTTTTTCCTGATCCACTTTGACCTATTACTAAATTTGTTTTACCGGTTTCGAAAACAATGTTTATGTCGTCCAGAACCTTATAACCATCTTCAAATTGTTTACTAATATTTTTAACTTCAATCATATTTTAATGAGTTAATAATAATTGAGTTAATATTACATTGAAAAGTAAAATAATGAGACTACTGTATACAACAGCTTTTGTACTTGCTTTTCCAACTTCTAATGCACCACCAGAACAAAAGAAGCCTTCGTATGACGAAACTGATGTTATAATAAAAGCAAAAAATAGCGTTTTAATTAATGAGTATGTAACATAAAATGGTTCAAATGCATACTGAACACCATAAATGTAATTTTCACTTGATACTGCTCCTGATAATACACCAGATAACCAACCACCAAAAATTCCAACGAAAATACTTATGATAGTAAGAAACGGATTAATAAAAACAGCAGCAATAATTTTAGGCAGAATTAGATGATTTGCAGAATTTATTCCCATTACTTCCAATGCATCAATTTGTTCGGTAACTCTCATGGTACCAATCTCTGAAGCAATATTAGAACCTACCTTTCCGGCTAATATTAATCCGCATATTGTTGAAGAGAATTCCAGTATCATTGAATCTCTTGTGCCTAAACCAATCAAATAAAGTGGAATGAATGGATTTTCAATGTTATAGGCAGTTTGAAGAGTAATAACTACACCCATGAAAAATGCAATTATTATTACTATTCCAAGTGAGTTTATACCAAGTGAATCTATTTCTCGTAATATCTGAGTAAAAAAAATACGGGACTTGGTCGGTCTCGAAAACACCTTTCCCATTAATTTAGTGTACCTTCCAAGATGAAAAAATAAATGCATTAATTAGTATATTTGATGGCTAAATTACAAAAATTTACTTCTAAATATTAATGGGTACAGAAGAGAGTTTAAGTTTCCAGAAAAACTTAGCAAAATATATTGGTGAAAGTGCAGCAATTTTTATAGAAAGAGAAACTCGCGGACTTGTTTTTCATTTAAAAGTTACAAAAGCTAGAGAAACGAAATATGGTGATTACATGGAGTCTTTTGCTGGTAAAAAACAAAGAATTACAGTTAATGGCAACCTGGATATCTATTCTTTCTTGATAACATTATTACATGAGCTTGCTCATTTAAAAGCTTTTCAAGATTTTGGAAAAAAAATTAAACCTCATGGTATTGAATGGAAAAAAACATTTTCGAATTATTTGGTTTTGGCAATTCAGAATGAGTTATTTCCAAAACCAATAGCTGAAGCAATTCACTATTACTATGTAATTAGATATGATTATTCTTTAAATTCCAGAAGTAAGATTGTTGACAGAATTAATAATCATTTTAATATATCTATTCCAAAACGATTAGATGGAACTCCTATTAATTCTTGTGTGAGTTTAAAAATGGGTATGACGGTTAAAATTATTGAAAAAAGAAGATCAAGGTATTTGTGTAAAGATTTATCTAACAATAAAATGTATTTAATACATAAAGAAGCTGAAATTGAAGAAACAAATATTTGAAAGTGACTACTTCTAGTTCTCAGATTTTAAGACTTATACTGCAATTGTTTATATCATTTCCTTTATCTTTTAATTAACATTGGTCGGTATTATTATTATATTTTCCTACTTTTGCCTACCATAAAAACAAGTTGATATATAATTACATGAATACTAATAATTTCTGTATAATTATGGCAGGTGGCATTGGAAGTAGATTCTGGCCATTAAGCCGAACTAATAAACCCAAGCAATTTTTAGATATTTTAAATACTGGCAGAACATTTTTACAATCAACTTTTGATAGGTTTAAAGATATTTGCCCTGTTGAAAATATTTATATTGTTACTAACAAAGATTATAAGGATTTAGTTTTGGAACAACTTCCTGAGCTTACACAGGAACAGGTTTTATTAGAACCTCAAAGAAAGAATACTGCACCATGTATTGCATATGCTAATTATACAATTTTAAAGCGCAATCCTAATGCAAATATTGTTGTTGCCCCGTCTGATCATTTAATAATAAATACTGAAGAGTTTAAAAGAACTATTTTAAAAGCTTTAGATTTTACAAATAAAAATGATGCATTACTAACTATTGGTATAAAACCTTTAAGACCTGAAACAGGGTATGGTTATATTCAGGTTAATAATGAAGAGAAATATGATGATGGATTATTAAAGGTTAAAACTTTTACAGAAAAGCCAAACCTTCAGATGGCAAAAGTGTTTTGTGAAAGCGGGGAGTTTTTCTGGAATAGTGGAATATTTATCTGGAGCTTGAAATCAATAATGAGTGCATTTGAGGAACATCTTCATGAAGTAGATATTTTATTTAAAGAAGCACTTCACCATTTTTCAACTTATAAGGAGGATTACGCAATTTCTTCAATATATTCCGAGTGCAAAAATATTTCGATTGATTATGGGGTAATGGAAAAAGCCAAAAATGTTTTTGTGATTTCTGCAGATTTTGGTTGGTCTGATCTTGGAACCTGGGGTTCGCTTTACGAGAATTTACCTAAAGATGAGAATCAAAATGTAATAAAAGGTAACGATACTGTTACTTATGATACAAAGAATTGCATAATTAATACTCCGGAAAATAAATTAGTCGTTATAAATGGATTATCAGGTTATATTTTAGTTGATACAAATGACACCTTGCTAATTTGTAAGAAAGAAGATGAGCAACATATCAGACAAATTGTTAATGATATTAAAATTCAAAAAGGAGATACTTTTATTTAAAAGTAGAAAATCTATAAAATAAAAAAACCGCTGATAAGCGGTTTTTTTATTTTATTAATGCTATTAATATTCCCACAAATCGTGTTCGAATTTGAAGATAAAATCTTTAATATTATCCGATTCTGTTAAAGCATCTAAACCATATTTAAATTCACCAATACGACGGTTGTCGTATACATTGGTTTCTTTAAAAATATAGCTACTAAAACGACGTTTAAAAAAGATATCATCAAATGTACGACGTTCTGAATCAGTATTAGAATTGAAAACTTCATGGTTTGCTAATAAAGGACGTGCAGCTGGAAAATAAACCCAGAAAACTTGTTTCATTTCAAGATCTTTTTCTTCAGTTTCACCTTCAGTAGGAGCTGTTACTTCCTGATTAACAGTAGCAGTTCTTTCATACATTCTGATAGGACACATACCTACAATTCTTACTTCTAACATTGCTCTCTGTTTATCAAAGTACCAAACTTCTTTTAGTAATAACCTTGTAACTTCAGAAGTGTTTCTTTCAACTTTAAAAACTTTTTGCACTTGTTCTCCTGTTTCAGGATCATCAACATAAGCTGTGTCATTTTTTACACCAAACTTATCATCTAATTCTAAAGCAGTCATAGGAGTTGT
The window above is part of the Bacteroidia bacterium genome. Proteins encoded here:
- a CDS encoding ATP-binding cassette domain-containing protein, yielding MIEVKNISKQFEDGYKVLDDINIVFETGKTNLVIGQSGSGKTVLLKTLVGLHEVDEGSINFDDRNFTTMSFNERKLVRQEFGMVFQGGALFDSLSVIQNVMFPLQMFSKLSQSDKLERANFCLKRVDIINKNKLFPSEISGGMKKRVAIARAIALNPKYLFCDEPNSGLDPVTSILIDNLIKEITEEYQITTIVNTHDMNSVMEIGDKVVYIYKGHKWWEGDKTQIFDTDNKELNDFIFAAELTKMIKQKRG
- the gldN gene encoding gliding motility protein GldN; the encoded protein is MKKIILVLTIAVFIVPFAKAQVSDVLDGVYVKEHVPARKPVPYHHLREADMMWSKKIWRMLDLREKINHPIYYPTQKMDDRYSLIDLLLYGVESEGLVVYNTGDDEFTTPMTALELDDKFGVKNDTAYVDDPETGEQVQKVFKVERNTSEVTRLLLKEVWYFDKQRAMLEVRIVGMCPIRMYERTATVNQEVTAPTEGETEEKDLEMKQVFWVYFPAARPLLANHEVFNSNTDSERRTFDDIFFKRRFSSYIFKETNVYDNRRIGEFKYGLDALTESDNIKDFIFKFEHDLWEY
- a CDS encoding mannose-1-phosphate guanylyltransferase; the encoded protein is MNTNNFCIIMAGGIGSRFWPLSRTNKPKQFLDILNTGRTFLQSTFDRFKDICPVENIYIVTNKDYKDLVLEQLPELTQEQVLLEPQRKNTAPCIAYANYTILKRNPNANIVVAPSDHLIINTEEFKRTILKALDFTNKNDALLTIGIKPLRPETGYGYIQVNNEEKYDDGLLKVKTFTEKPNLQMAKVFCESGEFFWNSGIFIWSLKSIMSAFEEHLHEVDILFKEALHHFSTYKEDYAISSIYSECKNISIDYGVMEKAKNVFVISADFGWSDLGTWGSLYENLPKDENQNVIKGNDTVTYDTKNCIINTPENKLVVINGLSGYILVDTNDTLLICKKEDEQHIRQIVNDIKIQKGDTFI
- a CDS encoding ABC transporter permease, with product MHLFFHLGRYTKLMGKVFSRPTKSRIFFTQILREIDSLGINSLGIVIIIAFFMGVVITLQTAYNIENPFIPLYLIGLGTRDSMILEFSSTICGLILAGKVGSNIASEIGTMRVTEQIDALEVMGINSANHLILPKIIAAVFINPFLTIISIFVGIFGGWLSGVLSGAVSSENYIYGVQYAFEPFYVTYSLIKTLFFAFIITSVSSYEGFFCSGGALEVGKASTKAVVYSSLIILLFNVILTQLLLTH
- the purQ gene encoding phosphoribosylformylglycinamidine synthase subunit PurQ is translated as MKFGVVIFPGSNCDHDMIYVLKDIMKQDVTELWHKDTSLKKVDAVIFPGGFSFGDYLRSGAIARFSPIMEKVITFAENGGFVFGVCNGFQILCETQLLPGALLANTNQKFICKNTFIKASNNNTAVTKLIKKDSALKIPIAHGEGRYYADSETLKSMRLNEQILFRYCDETGNIGCEANPNGSIENIAGICNAKKNVFGMMPHPERASDKELSNTDGKIIFESILASFN